Part of the Paenibacillus sp. JNUCC32 genome is shown below.
CCCTATTTTGCTATACTCAATTTTGTTTATATAAAAACAGAAATCGACAAATCATAAGAAAATAAACATAAGGAAAGGTTGTGACAACGTCCATGGACCACAGTCGTACACCGCTCTTCACCGCGCTTAAAGAACATGCGGCCAAAAACCCCGTGCAATTTCACATTCCGGGACATAAGAAGGGCCTCGGCACCGATGCCGAATTCAGGGAATTTATAGGGGATAACGCCTTTTCTATAGATTTGATCAATATTGCGCCGCTGGATGATTTGCATCAGCCTACAGGCGTCATTGAAGAAGCCCAGAAGCTGGCCGCCGACGCATTCGGTGCCGACCACACTTACTTCAGTGTCCAAGGGACAAGCGGAGCGATCATGACCATGATCATGTCGGTATGCTCCCCCGGCGATAAAATCATCGTACCGCGCAACGTTCATAAATCCGTGCTTTCCGCCATCATCTTTACCGGTGCCAAGCCTGTGTTCGTATCGCCTGCCCAGGATTCCAATGTGGGGATCGATCACGGGATCACGATCAGCTCCGTACGGAAAGCGCTAAAGCGTCACCCTGACGTCAAAGCCGTACTGGTCATCAATCCGACGTACTTCGGGGTGAGCGCTAACCTGAAGGAAATCGTCGATTTGGCCCACAGTTACAATGTTCCCGTGCTTGTGGACGAAGCGCACGGGGTTCTGATCCATTTTCATGAAGAACTTCCGATGTCGGCAATGGAAGCCGGTGCCGATATGGCTGCGACCAGCGTTCATAAACTCGGCGGATCGATGACCCAAAGCTCCGTGCTGAACGTGAACACCAAGAACGGATACATCAATCCTTACCGCGTGCAGACCATCATCAGTATGCTGACCACAACGTCGACCTCCTACATCCTGCTGGCATCGCTGGATACTTCTCGCCGGAGCCTGGCGCTGCATGGACGGGAAATGGCTGCAAGGACGATTGAATTGGCGCAATATGCACGAAACGAAGTCAACAAAATCGAAGGCCTGTACTGCTTCGGGAAGGAAATACTGGGCGGAGAAGCAACGTACTCCTATGATCCGACCAAGTTGACCGTTCATGTACGCCATCTTGGCATTACGGGATATGAAACCGAGAACTGGCTGCGGGACCACTACAATATTGAAGTGGAGCTCAGCGATATGTACAACATTCTGTGCCTCATTACACCGGGGGACAACCGGGAGACGATCGATATTCTGCTGACGGCGCTCCGAGAGCTTTCGGACCAGTACATGCACGTGAACGAAATTAATGAGCTGGTCGTGAAAACGCCGGAAATTCCGCAGCTGTCGCTTATTCCCCGCGATGCGTTTTATGGGGATACGGAGGTCGTGCCGTTCAAGGAATCGGCCGGACGCATTATTGCCGAATTCATCTATGTCTACCCGCCGGGAATTCCGATTTTGCTTCCGGGCGAAGTGATTTCCCAGGAAAACATCGATTACATTACCGATCATGTCGAGGTCGGCCTGCCTGTCAAAGGTCCTGAGGACCGCAGCATTCAGAACGTGAAAGTCATCGTGGAAACGGATCCTATATTCTAAGGCAGCAAATACAAAAAACCCGGTGCGAGTGGTTCGCATCGGGTTTTTCGTTAGGGAGTGTTACTCCTGGTTTGCAGCAGCGACCAGTTCGTTGTAAACCGCCTCTACTTCATTCCATTCGTCTTCGTCCTCAATATTGTAAAGAACCATTTCCTCGTTCTCTTCTTCCATACGTAGAATGACGCCGTCCGCTTCCGGATTCTCGCGTTCAAGCAAAAGCGCGTAAAGCTTCTCGCCGACATCAAATGTCTCCACGAGAACCATCTCTACTTCTTTTCCTTCTTCATCCGTCAATGTCAGCACAAACTCTTCATGCTCGTGGTCGTGGTCATGATCGTGACCGCAGCCGCAAGCATCTCCGTGTTCATGTTTGTGTTCGCTCATTGAAAAAACCTCACTTCGGTTAAATTATCATACTTTCGTATCGTATCACGGATAGCTTCTTCAGGTCAATTTTTGCCAAGCGGCGATGGACCCATCAATTTAGGGCGGTAATCACTTTCTCCGCAACTTTCACAAAACCGTCATCCGATTTGACTTTTACATAAAAGCCTACCGAGTATTTTCCGGCCGTTTTGAAATCGTATGTGAAATCATAGGTTCGGAACCAGAAGTTATCCTTGCGGTCCTTCACTTCCTGGGACTGGATGTCCTTGATATTGCCCGAAGGATCCTCAATCGCTACTTTCACGGCATGAATATTGTTGTTTAAGCTGTCTACCTGGCTAAATACATTGAATTTCAGCTTGCCTTTGTTTACGTTGCCGAATACAGTATCTCCTTTAAAGAGAAAAATATGCACATTCGGCTTGACGACCTGGACTTGTCCATTCGCCGAATTCCAGTCCACAGCCCCGTCAAATTCCCGGACCGGCACATAGGTTTTGCCATCAATCAAATATCCGCCATCCTTCAATTCGCGTCCGTTCAGCCAAACCCGAACACGCTCATTGACGGAATCCGCAAACAAAAGGGTGCTGCCACCCATTAAAGAGAGCACTAGCATACATGCCATCACTTTTTTCCACTTCATTTCATACGTTCCCTCCATTGGCTCTTCTTGTTGTTATATGTGTATACTACATGTCAAAAAACAAGTTGCGGACAATTTTGCACTTTGTGGTAAAATTTTTTTCTCGTGGTTCAAGGCTTGATGTTATCACGATTTTTGCAGCATTACGGCTCCGTTTCGAGCATATACTCCGTGTAAATACATAAGAAATTCGTTAAAATACACATAAGCATACTTGGACTATACATCATTTCATCAGGAGGTTTCATCCATTGACACTGACATTGCAAATGCTTGGCACCGGCAGTGCGTTTGCCAAGAACTACTATAACAATAACGCACTGATACATGACGGAAATTTCACGCTGCTCATCGACTGCGGAATCACCGCTCCGTTGGCGCTGCATCAGATGAACAAGACGTTTAACGATGTGGACGCCGTGCTCATCACGCATATTCATGCCGACCATGTTGGCGGTTTGGAGGAGCTTGCGTTTATTATGAAGATGAAATACAATCGCAAACTCCCGCTCTATATTGCTGAAGCGCTGGTGGAACCGATATGGGAACATACACTCAAGGGCGGCTTATACCAGCAGGGACATATCTCTTCCCTACAGGATGTATTTGACGTGCATCCTTTGAAACCGGGCGTGAAGGCCGCTATTTCATCCGGAATCTCGGTGGAGCTGATTCATACGCAGCATATTCCGGGCAAAGACAGCTATTCGCTTTATTTGAACGATCGGATTTTTTACAGCGCGGACATGGTATTCGACCCCATCCTGCTGAAGCAATTGGTAAATGAACGGGATTGCGAAGTGATTCTGCATGAATGCCAGCTGCAGGGCCCGGGGGAGGTGCACACGACACTCGATGAACTGCTCAGCCTGCCTCAAGAAATTCAGGAGCGCACCTATCTGATGCATTACAGCGATGAGGTTGAAGCTTTCATCGGCAAGACCGGAAACATGGAATTCGTGGAGCAGCAGCGGGTATACGAATTGTAGTTCAATATGCGTCAATGCATAGTTTACGAGGGTTCCCGGGAATAATAAGGCCGGGAGGCGATTCATATGGATCAACAACAAGAAGTAGTAGGCGTACGTAAAAATGGTGATGGCGACATCATCGAACTAAAGCTGGATAACGGCAGCGTCGTGGACTACAAGACGGCCCAACAGATGGCCAAGAATAAGGAAATCAAGAACCTGAACGTATTCCGTGGACGTGATGGAGACGAACATCTTCGTTCCAATGCGGATGGCGATCCAAGCAACAACCTGGACAATTTGCCGACGTTCTAATTCATGCGCAAAAGACCTCGAGGCGATGCTCGAGGTCTTTTCTTTTTTTGGGGACGATGCGGAATGACCGGCATCTTATTTGGTTTGGTTAGAGGCCTACAATTCCTTTTTCATGCGAACATGGGGAATGCCTGCATCATCAAACGGCTCGTCCGAAATCGTCTCATACCCGAGCTTGCGGTAAAAAGCCTCTGCCTGCACCTGTGCATCGAGCACGGAATATTGCAGCTTTAGTTCGCGAGCCTGCGCTTCCAGCGCCATCATCAGCACACGGCCAATCCCTTTGGAACGGAACGGCTTCCGCACCGCGATCCGCTGCATTTTGGCGGAATCCTTATTGTAATAGGTAATACGCCCGGTTGCGGCGTACTGCCCCTCCGACTTGATCAAGACATGGTGTGCATCCGATTCCAGGCGGTCGTAATCATCGATCTCCAAATCGATCGGCACCTTCTGTTCTAGGACAAACACATCCTTTCGGATATCCAGCGCCTGCTGCAACTGCTCTTCCGTTGATACATTGATGATTTCTGCTGCCATTTCAACACCTCTTTATGTAGAATCATTTCCTCGTGATATCGCAGGTCGAGATATTATACAAAATATTCGTTTTCCTGTATAGTAGTAGAAGCTAAGGTCTTCACGAAAGGAGCATTGCCTTTATGAGCATGGGAGCCACGATATTTTGGGCTGTGGTCATTGCTGCCCTGATCATCTATCCCACTTTCTGGACGATCAAAAAAGGTTATTCCCGCAAATGGGATGAGGAATAGCATCGGCCGTCTTACAACAAGCCGCCAGCCTGCCAGCCGGCGGTTTGTTCTGCTCACGGTTCGATCAGAGATCATCATGATGGTTGGCCCGCGTTAAGCATAATGCCGTTCCTGGAGCTCTTTATGGATGGAGATCCCTTAACGTGTCCGCCGCATCCATCGGGGATACCGGCTCCAGCGCCCCGCTTCCCTGCTTGGAATATACGTCCTGATCAACAGAGCGCCCGTACACATCCAGCATCACGGGCGCTGCAGGGGCATGCAGCGGCTCCAATTGCACCGATGTTCTTTCCGGGACACTGCAGCCGCCGCCCGCAATAGATACCGCCAATAACGAGAACACCAGTCCTGCTCGCTTGATACGATGGGATTTCCCACCTGTCATGCCATTCACGCTCCTTCATTGGCAAAATCATGTTGTATTTAGTCTGAACCGGAACGTGGTATTTTATAACGAGAAAACCATTGACAGCCGCCTTGTCTGCTGGTAATATATGAATTACCTTTTTAAATATTTCATGATCTGTTAGCTCAGCTGGGAGAGCACTATCTTGACAGGGTAGGGGTCAGTGGTTCGAGCCCACTACAGATCATCATGAAGAGCCCTTGCGCAGCAAGGGCTTTTTTCTTTTCTTCTAATGGTTGTCTATCTGAATTTCACTTTTTGGGGACGAATTGGGGGACAGAGTCAGTTAGACACTACTTTTAAGCCCGCTTTTTGGTCTTATTTGACCTCATTTCTACTATTATAATAATTTGTTCAAAGGTAACGCCTTCTTTATATAAAGAAAGATAAAAAGAACCGGTTTATTCTTCCTTCCCTCTTCCATCTGCCGGCGGATGATAGTTTCTTTATGTTCAGGAAGCATCATCCGGCTGGATTCCCAAAGACCGTTACCTTCAAGCTTTTTACGTGTC
Proteins encoded:
- a CDS encoding copper amine oxidase, with protein sequence MKWKKVMACMLVLSLMGGSTLLFADSVNERVRVWLNGRELKDGGYLIDGKTYVPVREFDGAVDWNSANGQVQVVKPNVHIFLFKGDTVFGNVNKGKLKFNVFSQVDSLNNNIHAVKVAIEDPSGNIKDIQSQEVKDRKDNFWFRTYDFTYDFKTAGKYSVGFYVKVKSDDGFVKVAEKVITALN
- a CDS encoding aminotransferase class I/II-fold pyridoxal phosphate-dependent enzyme; this encodes MDHSRTPLFTALKEHAAKNPVQFHIPGHKKGLGTDAEFREFIGDNAFSIDLINIAPLDDLHQPTGVIEEAQKLAADAFGADHTYFSVQGTSGAIMTMIMSVCSPGDKIIVPRNVHKSVLSAIIFTGAKPVFVSPAQDSNVGIDHGITISSVRKALKRHPDVKAVLVINPTYFGVSANLKEIVDLAHSYNVPVLVDEAHGVLIHFHEELPMSAMEAGADMAATSVHKLGGSMTQSSVLNVNTKNGYINPYRVQTIISMLTTTSTSYILLASLDTSRRSLALHGREMAARTIELAQYARNEVNKIEGLYCFGKEILGGEATYSYDPTKLTVHVRHLGITGYETENWLRDHYNIEVELSDMYNILCLITPGDNRETIDILLTALRELSDQYMHVNEINELVVKTPEIPQLSLIPRDAFYGDTEVVPFKESAGRIIAEFIYVYPPGIPILLPGEVISQENIDYITDHVEVGLPVKGPEDRSIQNVKVIVETDPIF
- a CDS encoding GNAT family N-acetyltransferase, with translation MAAEIINVSTEEQLQQALDIRKDVFVLEQKVPIDLEIDDYDRLESDAHHVLIKSEGQYAATGRITYYNKDSAKMQRIAVRKPFRSKGIGRVLMMALEAQARELKLQYSVLDAQVQAEAFYRKLGYETISDEPFDDAGIPHVRMKKEL
- a CDS encoding DUF3892 domain-containing protein, yielding MDQQQEVVGVRKNGDGDIIELKLDNGSVVDYKTAQQMAKNKEIKNLNVFRGRDGDEHLRSNADGDPSNNLDNLPTF
- a CDS encoding DUF1292 domain-containing protein, whose translation is MSEHKHEHGDACGCGHDHDHDHEHEEFVLTLTDEEGKEVEMVLVETFDVGEKLYALLLERENPEADGVILRMEEENEEMVLYNIEDEDEWNEVEAVYNELVAAANQE
- a CDS encoding MBL fold metallo-hydrolase, yielding MTLTLQMLGTGSAFAKNYYNNNALIHDGNFTLLIDCGITAPLALHQMNKTFNDVDAVLITHIHADHVGGLEELAFIMKMKYNRKLPLYIAEALVEPIWEHTLKGGLYQQGHISSLQDVFDVHPLKPGVKAAISSGISVELIHTQHIPGKDSYSLYLNDRIFYSADMVFDPILLKQLVNERDCEVILHECQLQGPGEVHTTLDELLSLPQEIQERTYLMHYSDEVEAFIGKTGNMEFVEQQRVYEL